The Magnolia sinica isolate HGM2019 chromosome 3, MsV1, whole genome shotgun sequence genome includes the window acttataaccttaacctaaatctattctcaaatcctaaaacctaaacttataacataaacctagacctaaacctataacctataacctaaccttaacctaaacttataacctataaccttaacttatacttataaccttaacctaaacttataaccttaacctaaatctattctcaaatcccaaaacctaaacttataacataaacctagacctaaacctataacctaaaacctaaacctaaacctataacctaaacccgaccccgaacccgaatccgatttcataaacctaaaccttaaactataacctatacttataaccttaacctaaacctagaccttaacctaaacctataacctaaacctaaacctaaacttataacctaaacctattctcaaatcccaaaacctataacctaaacctaaaacctaaatgtattctcaaatccctaaaccttaacctataacccaacatAAACGTAtacttatcacctaaacctattctcaaatcccaaaacccataacctaaacctaaaccttaacttaacctataacctataacctataaccgaaacctataacctaaacctatacttataaccgaaaactattctcaaatcgcagaacctataacctaaacctaacctttccctaaacatatgacctacacttataacctaaacctaaatctataacctaaaccctaacctaaccctatacctcataaccttaacctaaacttataaccttaacctaaaccaattctcaaatcccaaaacctatacctatagcctaaacttagaccttaacctaaactataacctatacttataagctataacctaaccttaacccaaacctataacctataacctaaccttaacctaaacctataacctataacctataaccttaacctatacttataaccttaacctaaacctattctcaaatcccaaaacctatacctatggccgaaacctaaaccataaccttaacctataacctatacttataatcttaacctaaactataaccttaacctataacctatacttataaccttaacctaaactatgacctatacttataacctataacccaaaccttaacccaaacctataacctataacctaaccttaacctaaacctataaccgataacctataaccttaacctatacttataaccttaacctaaacctattctcaaatcccaaaacctatacctatagccgaaacctaaaccttaaccttaacctataacctatacttataaccttaacctaaactataaccttaacctataacctatacttataaccttaacctaaactataaccttaacttataacccgtacttataaccttaacctaaacttataaccttaacctaaatctattctcaaatcccaaaacctaaacttataacctaaacctaaaccttaacctataacctaaacctatacttataaccttaacctaaacttataacctaagcctaaaccttaacctataacctaaacctatacttataaccttaacctaaacttataaccttaacttaaacctataacctataacctataatctataacccaaacttaaatccctaaacctaaacctacacctaatcctaatctcaactccaattccctaaacttaaacctaaacttatacctattatctattccctaaacctaaacatataacctaaacctataacctagcctaatcttaaagctatttccgtaaactgactttagtcttttcattgtagacatggataagagttggatgcgagctaagaacaggtttggcccagagtataaatAAGGGGTTTAAGAGTTCATGAAATTTGTACGAAATCGGGCAGATtcaaggaataggattaggtgtccatatcgaaaatgcaagaacatgatatataagactttagacaaagtagaggacgatttgttcatagttgggattgaccagggttacacttagtggatctatcatggtgaagatatgacccatagagttgagcCCACTAAAGTCCTTActgacccaattgtgccggatgacgaggatgaagacgttgacaaaatgcaagatatcataggggatgtgttcagtGGAACAGCTGcagatactgattttgcagcgataagcagtagccaagatattcctccaatgggtgatgtcgaatcagaaaagtttagtaggttgttgagggatgcgcaacgtccactttatccggggtgtgagaacttctccaagttgaattttcttataaagttacttcatttgaagacaataaatcattAGAGTAACAAATAGTTcgacatgttgcttgagttgttgaaagaagcattattGGATAGTGAGACATTGccaaagtctcattacgaggcaaaatccttgatgcgagacttgggccttggttatgaactcatacatgcatgtataaatgattgtttattatatcAAAAAAAGCATGATAAGGCtgaagagtgtcaagaatgtggagagtctaggtggaagaatGACAGAGATAGGGGTAAGAAAATCCCACGAGGGCtattaaggtacttcccattgaaacccagattgcaaagattgtttatgtctcgtaAGAAGGCTGAacatatgaggtggcataaggagaaatgtgttcatgatgatagtacattgaggcaccctgcggactctGAAGCCTAGCAAAATTTTGACAACCAACATAactggtttgcagaggattctcgcaatgttcgaccAGGCCTTATAAGTGAtgattttaatccatttggtaatatgagtagctcgtacagtatatggccagtggtacttatgccctacaatttatctccttggttgtgtataaaggagtcatttttcatgatgtcatttcttattcctggacccaggtcacctgggaatgatattgatgtgtatttgcgacTGTTAGTAGacgagttaaacgagttgtggagtcaaggtgtacaaacatatgatacatttgcaggacagacatttcgatttCATGCAGCGGTCTTGTAGATAATAAATGACTTTCCCGCGTATGGAAATTTGTCTAGGTGGAGCACGAATGGCAAGTTGGCATGTCCTACATGTGGTAtcgagacttgttcattgtcattgaaacATGGTAggaaaatatgttatatgggccatcgtcgcttccttccaagcgatcatagttggcgtaggaagacgatgatctttgatggcaaacaagatcataggccacctctgaaagagctatctggagaagatgtgatgcagcaactgagtaacattggagaagttagatttggtaaggcatcacacttgaagaagaggaaacgtacagtattggactataactggaggaagaagagcatcttttttgagtttccctattggagtgatctgaaattgctacacaacttggatgtcatgcatattgagaaaaatatatgtgacaatatcTTCAGAACATTGATGaatatagagaagaaaataaaagacagtttcaaggctcgattagatctacaagaaatgggtttaaggaaagagttgcacttgcaaccacatggaaATTCGTATACTATACCCGCAGCCTGCCATacgttgacaaaactagagagagcatttatgtgaatggttgagattggtgaAGTTTCctgatgggtatgcgtcaaatataTCTCGGCGTGTAAACGTTACGGACTGTAAAGTAAcatgaatgaaaagtcatgattgtcacgtccttctgcaacGCCTACTGCCAGTTGCGATTCGTGGATTCTTGAGTAAGGATATCAGTGTGGcactgattgagttggggatattctttaaggatttgtgttcgagatcgttgaatgtagatgttattaaacgactgAAGAAGGACATTAccgtaatcctttgcaaacttgaaagaatatttctacctacatttttcgatgtcatggtacacctagcgattcacttactgcatgaggtgaagcttgcaggccTAGTataatatcgttggatgtatctgatcgaaaggtggtaccaatatgttaaaatttttattcattccataaactatatatatccatgttttcatatgtataacatagtggttttgtgtatagataccttcacacactgaaatgatttgtgaggaataaggcatgactggaggggtcgatagctgaagcgtacattgataatgaatgccttacattttgctccatgtatctttatagcatagagactagattcaactgagaagatcggaatgccgatgaagggcgggagtatgaacaaggactcatttctgtatttgcacataacgTTCGTCCTTTAGGATCTTCGacatttcaggatatggaccttggagatctagcaaaggcgcggtggtatgtgttgcataattgtgaagaaatagagtcatacttggagtaagtcttccctcgattattattttctctacatacgatgatcttaatgtttcttgctgatgacgtgccATTTATATGTAGTGAACacatagacgagatgaagtcTAAATTCTCCACAAATTATCAAATCAATCAGGATCAGTTTTCAGAATGGTTCGccaaacgtgtaagatttcatattgtatctcaccacacttagcattttcattgtattgcacattatttcaacttattctgtacatgataatagatgaagacgttgcacACGATcaactctgcggatgcgtctgatgcattatactcactggcatgtggccctgatagacgtgtatctagatatacaggttgtattgtaaacaagATTCGGTTCCACACTGAAGAACTTGAGAAgtacaggaccacacaaaatagtggggtggttgtgaagggaacaaatAAGGAGGATAAAATtaacttttatggcattttgacagatattattgagctgagttattatatgagaaagcgggtgtacttatttagatgtgattggtgggacattggaaataagaagttgggaatacagactgacaactacttgacgagcgtaaatttatctcggaagtggtttaaggacgacccatttgtcctcgccagccaagctgatcaagtattttacctcactgacaccaagttaggtagctcttggcacgtggtgcagaaaataaagcccaggaacgtatttgacgttcccgtaCCAGAAGTTAAGGATAGCGAGGACGGGAGAAATGACACGTTTAGGGTTgaagaagcatatcaagaagacatgccatctagggatacagggactaattcaagtgttgatattgatgtagtgcaattagatagagatgatgtgccacctgatcatgttgatgcctcaataatacgtgatattgttacagatgataacggtttcattgatgatgacgttacggacaatgaggatgaaatactgatcagtgatagtgatggtgaagaaatagccctaagcgatagtgatacagacgacgattattaaatgtacaaatgatttacatgtcatttttcaattcgaataatttatgtattccatgtatacgtgaaaatcataagtcatgattaattctttttattgacttgtttataatctacATTTATAGTtgagtcaatttttgatcatgtcctccttaaaCCGAAGCGTAACAGAatcacgcaacatacttcatcagctgttgcagATGGATGTTTCAGTCCTATCTTCTTATAgtagggccatagagatacccggtctggtcgatgagtgtagagtggaatatatcgacgatgactcagaggaaagattacgtcatctcaaagaaatttcggggctgatggagatatataaccgcGGGAAACGAGATATGGAAAATGCGACTctatcacttgcacatctgaatggagtcccaagagaccagatttctcctattgtgattggcatgttggctgtaataatgtcgagtgcttcacacaaAATGATATATGCTTCTGAAGCATACGATagcttacgcagggagtacttcagatagtttacctcaaagttgtttcatattacaacgaaatatgtgtatttaatatagaatgataatgtataatagaattttcaatggttataaattaaagtttaaagttttattatattctacttgcattatagtgtaatggtctaatcatattttaatcatctctttaagcataagcacaaatgcattgtaccgtcaacactacttgtataatgttttagtatattccacttgtattgacattgtttaaatttataagttcaaaacttgcacatattcagtgatgacACCAGGTGGGAGAGTACATCGTTtgcgcactggatctaccccttctacccgtgATGCGATGGAGTCAGCATCGCCACCACATGTTGCGTCGCAGGCGCCGGATCTCTCAGTCGcgcatacaccgggcactgcatgtaagtctagatgtttatttcttttaatgatttctatttatgtttagacttacatattttttTTGCAACAGCGTCGTCGACCAGCCGACAAGGATGTGGACCCACGCGCGGGTTACTTGTAGAGTGACTTACgggtgagggtagggtgacggtagagttcccacaggactgcattagacctgttgggaatAATGCCATGTTGTTTACGTCAGAGGTCTGTatcttatgccgatctctgatccccccaccaCCCCCCGTTGGGGAGACGTGACAaatgatgtgcggcagctcatccgtcagcgccttcaggtaaattttagtaaattaaaatttattttataaaagttcatttacggttaagttattttcttaataagtttattatcttaatctattatttacgaaataCAGGACAAATTTGACTTGAatttgagtgttccgcacatctCCCATGCTGTCgacgacatgatgaaggagcggttcaaggattaccGCAATAAGTTATACCGGTAGTACAAGCGGTGCATGAGCCACAAGGAGGCCGTACAGTCCGCACCGCTGCACGTGACTGATAAGGACTAGCGGATACTCTACGATAGGTTTTCGTttgattcttttcaggtaatatttacatatttatgatatcttaatgtaataattaaattcgtaattaataacaatgtattatgaataatgtgttcagaagaggagcaaaataaattctaacaacagaggaaagttagaagtgaaccacgtagctggttcaaaatCATTTGCACGACTTcatcacgacatggtaagaaagtactggaaattattacgtttatatattctttccatgcatttatattaactccaTTGTCTTTTTgattgcgcagcgagattccgtcactggccaggagcccggaccagtagacttctacaaagtaactcactgtcggcaggcgacgggatcttgggtacatcctagagccagcaagatttgggtaaagatccttttattgtaaaatttatttacattaaattataataatatcatttattatgaaaattcatatgttttcattacaggaggagatggacaccttacgcagtcagcccactcctgatggtactcagcggagtgagccagagatcctgagtcaggtgcttggcacctgttctggatatgtgcgtgggtttggccatggtgccaagctcatggcactcGCTAGAACTGCCTCCAGTCGATCCATCGTCGTTGGTGACAGTGCCATACATCGAACTGATActgcagagagagaggttcaatAGCTACGGGTCaacgtcgatgacatcgaagatcattTGGACagacagagggaggagcaggagaggaagatgatggatcagctggcgaggcagagggaggagaagGAGAGGAGGATAGAGGAGCTGGTGAGGCAGAGGaaggagcaagagaggaggatggaggaggagttggcgaggcagagggaggatcaggagaggaggatggacgaTCAGCTGGCGAGGTAGAGGGAGGaacaggagaggaggatggaggagatgcgggtgcaGCATGAGTGACGGATGATGAAGATGTTTCAGGTTATCACTGCACGCTTACCCAGCGATGCCCCACCTCccccgccttcatctttgtgattttttgtatatttttttatgatgttaagtttatatgtatttatgcgtgaatgaatgtgatgcggataagatgtgtttggatgaatgtagtttatgtttgggtttgggttaatttaaatggatgtgaatgtgaatatgatgaaatatattatataataggtgtatatcaggatgaatatgatgaaatatattgttaacaggtgtatatcaggaattttgtgcggaattttgagctgtatattaaaaaaaatggacttttagtgacgaaaattttcgtagctaaaagttttgtatttttagtagcgaaaatttttgctgctaaaagtcctgtaaagttttttagcgacgaaagttttcattgctaaaggtgtaacgaattttttggcagtgaaaattttcactgttaaaagccatgtaaaggttttttagtgatgaaaatttttgttgctaaaagtggaatgaatttttagcagcgaaaattttcgccgctaaaagtattgttcagtttttttagcgacgaaaatttttgtcgctaaaagtggaacgattttttagcagtgaaaattttcgctgctaaaagtcttggaaTTTTTTTAGGAAAGTGCAACGAAttttttagcagcaaaaattttgctgctaaaagtcttgtacaatttttttagtgacgaaaattttcgtcgctaaaagtgtaacAAATTTTtctagcagcgaaaatttttgccgctaaaagtcttgtacaggttttttagcgacaaaaattttcatcgctaaaagtgtaaCAAatcttttagcagtgaaaatttttgctgctaaaagtcttatacaggttttttagtgacgaaaattttcgctgctaaaagtcttgtataggttttttgcgacgaaaattttcgtcgctaaaagtgtaatgattttttttagcagcgaaaattttcgctgctaaaagtcttgtacagttttttagcaacgaaaattttcgtcgctaaaagtgtaacgaatttttttagcagtgaaaattttcgctgcaaaaagtcttgtacagttttttagcgacgaaaattttcgtcgctaaaaagcttgctTTAGCGACCAATTAGATTTTTCGCCGATAAAGTCCTTGTACGTCAGTCTTTTAGCGATgaatttagcgatgaaaattttcgtcgctaaaagtggtatttcttgtagtgactggGGATGTGTCACAACCCTAGTCCTAGTAGCCAGTTGTGAACACTTGCGCATACGAATATTCTTCATGGGGAAAGTGGTGAATTCTTAGAGGCATGACAAATTGGATTGTAAGGTAGGAGtgttgaatttcgaggatgaaattctctttaaggggggtagattgtaacaccccgtacttttcaatactcgggtgttaccatgtaacctaaattagtataaatacaaacctaactTAAGTAAACATTCATGTGCATTTTAGTctaaatctgaccattgagagtAATCCCTATTTGTATATCAAGctatccaccatccatttggcttaaacttaGATATTTGGTGAGTAGAAATATAATAATggtaaatttaataataataataacaatgttaTTAAAATAGTATCATAACATTCAAGATCATAAATGCATAGTAGGTCATCCAATCACTAATCAGACAATTGATTTCCATCTAAGTGACCCTAGAAACTTTTTGACCGTTGATGCTCAGATCGAAATTGATCCGACCATTGAATCAACGAAATCAACACTTAAAAACTGTAAATCAATTAGTATAGCCCACCTATGCTTTAGGATCTGCCTCATCGTTTGGGTTGGGGTCCTAGATTAAGCTGACAAAACGAATGGATGACTTCGATCTATtagaacatcactgtgggccccacacttatGTGTGTGTACACCAGGGTGTGTAACACCCGctgtgcattgtacttaaaatcgGGTCAAATCGAGTTTGACCTGATGATTTCCAAAGAAGGAAATattccttcttccttttttcgCTAACATCCATTTCAAACGGACAAATGTTTTTGCTcaatcaatggcccaccatatggccTCTTTagcatgatctgaaccgtccatcatggaaTCCATGAAAAATTGATCAAAACCGAAGTGTTTCGCATAGTGGAAA containing:
- the LOC131238887 gene encoding uncharacterized protein LOC131238887, whose translation is MRDSVTGQEPGPVDFYKVTHCRQATGSWVHPRASKIWEEMDTLRSQPTPDGTQRSEPEILSQVLGTCSGYVRGFGHGAKLMALARTASSRSIVVGDSAIHRTDTAEREVQ